A genome region from Brienomyrus brachyistius isolate T26 chromosome 23, BBRACH_0.4, whole genome shotgun sequence includes the following:
- the LOC125718778 gene encoding uncharacterized protein LOC125718778 — MFKVSLTRQMDSQHNSQIYGSYHSYQANVIEGVDRAPMFLHYLDGPCIYSAGGMLAAPGPSMSSVPGPVGLQMATPTPVWSVWPQQGSEAPVPPLLPSSNPLATEPPKKGKRRRQKYRNPNSFSAKYKRLMDVTYGTAEYWSLDSSLDSANTENSSMATCTRCGVKRKRCRDAEAQSQGREENGGQGGIEEVERAAKQSRQMAADIQASRPSEFLNHPVPGSYTEQHGWNAVPSLAEHTWNLGYLELLNNILQHDETAVPAPTTDWPVDKFMGCDLDQDPNLSSWEIARKSQAPANVLEVQDVKKSQEILMEPQYQVQQENNGNELDPEDFILQQILEDLFKGCK; from the exons ATGTTCAAGGTCTCCTTAACACGACAGATGGATTCTCAGCACAATTCTCAAATTTACGGCTCATATCATTCTTACCAAGCAAACG TAATTGAAGGAGTGGACAGGGCACCCATGTTCCTCCACTACCTTGATGGTCCCTGCATATATTCTGCTGGGGGAATGCTGGCCGCCCCTGGGCCAAGCATGTCATCAGTCCCTGGACCTGTGGGACTGCAAATGGCGACACCTACTCCAGTGTGGAGCGTTTGGCCCCAGCAAGGGAGCGAGGCTCCGGTTCCACCTCTGCTACCAAGCAGCAACCCTTTGGCGACGGAACCACCCAAGAAGGGCAAACGGCGTCgccaaaaatacagaaatccAAACAGCTTCAGCGCAAAATACAAAAGGCTGATGGATGTCACGTACGGGACGGCAGAATATTGGTCCCTGGACAGTAGTTTAGATTCCGCCAATACTGAAAATTCCTCTATGGCAACCTGCACCAGATGTGGGGTAAAGAGAAAGAGGTGCAGGGATGCAGAGGCCCAGAGTCAGGGCAGAGAGGAAAATGGTGGTCAGGGTGGAATCGAGGAGGTGGAAAGAGCCGCCAAGCAAAGCAGGCAGATGGCTGCAGATATCCAGGCTAGCAGGCCATCTGAGTTCCTGAACCATCCAGTGCCAGGAAGCTATACAGAGCAGCACGGATGGAATGCTGTTCCCTCCCTTGCGGAACACACCTGGAACCTGGGGTACCTGGAGTTGCTGAACAACATCCTCCAGCATGATGAGACAGCAGTCCCTGCTCCAACAACAGACTGGCCTGTTGACAAGTTTATGGGATGTGACCTGGACCAGGACCCAAACTTAAGTAGTTGGGAAATCGCCAGAAAAAGTCAAGCACCCGCCAATGTACTGGAAGTCCAGGACGTCAAAAAGAGCCAGGAAATATTGATGGAGCCCCAGTACCAGGTGCAGCAAGAGAACAATGGGAATGAACTTGACCCCGAAGACTTCATACTGcagcagatcctggaggacctTTTCAAGGGTTGTAAATAG
- the LOC125718776 gene encoding uncharacterized protein LOC125718776 isoform X1 has product MFKVSLTRQMDSQHNSQIYGLYHSYQANVIEGVDRAPMFLHYLDGPCIYSAGGMLAAPGPSMSSVPGPVGLQMATPTPVWSVWPQQGSEAPVPPLLPSSNPLATEPPKMGKRRRQKYRNPNSFSAKYKRLMDVTYGTAEYWSLDSSLDSANTENSSMATCTRCGVKRKRCRDAEAQSQGREENGGQGGIEEVERAAKQSRQMAADIQASRPSEFLNHPVPGSYTEQHGWNAVPSLAEHTWNLGYLELLNNILQHDETAVPAPTTDWPVDKFKGCDLDQDPNLSSWKIARKSQAPANVLEVQDVKKSQEILMEPQYQVQQENNGNELDPEDFILQQILEDLFKGCK; this is encoded by the exons ATGTTCAAGGTCTCCTTAACACGACAGATGGATTCTCAGCACAATTCTCAAATTTACGGCTTATATCATTCTTACCAAGCAAACG TAATTGAAGGAGTGGACAGGGCACCCATGTTCCTCCACTACCTTGATGGTCCCTGCATATATTCTGCTGGGGGAATGCTGGCCGCCCCTGGGCCAAGCATGTCATCAGTCCCTGGACCTGTGGGACTGCAAATGGCGACACCTACTCCAGTGTGGAGCGTTTGGCCCCAGCAAGGGAGCGAGGCTCCGGTTCCACCTCTGCTACCAAGCAGCAACCCTTTGGCGACGGAACCACCCAAGATGGGCAAACGGCGTCgccaaaaatacagaaatccAAACAGCTTCAGCGCAAAATACAAAAGGCTGATGGATGTCACGTACGGGACGGCAGAATATTGGTCCCTGGACAGTAGTTTAGATTCCGCCAATACTGAAAATTCCTCTATGGCAACCTGCACCAGATGTGGGGTAAAGAGAAAGAGGTGCAGGGATGCAGAGGCCCAGAGTCAGGGCAGAGAGGAAAATGGTGGTCAGGGTGGAATCGAGGAGGTGGAAAGAGCCGCCAAGCAAAGCAGGCAGATGGCTGCAGATATCCAGGCTAGCAGGCCATCTGAGTTCCTGAACCATCCAGTGCCAGGAAGCTATACAGAGCAGCACGGATGGAATGCTGTTCCCTCCCTTGCGGAACACACCTGGAACCTGGGGTACCTGGAGTTGCTGAACAACATCCTCCAGCATGATGAGACAGCAGTCCCTGCTCCAACAACAGACTGGCCTGTTGACAAGTTTAAGGGATGTGACCTGGACCAGGACCCAAACTTAAGTAGTTGGAAAATCGCCAGAAAAAGTCAAGCACCCGCCAATGTACTGGAAGTCCAGGACGTCAAAAAGAGCCAGGAAATATTGATGGAGCCCCAGTACCAGGTGCAGCAAGAGAACAATGGGAATGAACTTGACCCCGAAGACTTCATACTGcagcagatcctggaggacctTTTCAAGGGTTGTAAATAG
- the LOC125718776 gene encoding uncharacterized protein LOC125718776 isoform X2 → MFKVSLTRQMDSQHNSQIYGLYHSYQANVIEGVDRAPMFLHYLDGPCIYSAGGMLAAPGPSMSSVPGPVGLQMATPTPVWSVWPQQGSEAPVPPLLPSSNPLATEPPKMGKRRRQKYRNPNSFSAKYKRLMDVTYGTAEYWSLDSSLDSANTENSSMATCTRCGVKRKRCRDAEAQSQGREENGGQGGIEEVERAAKQSRQMAADIQASRPSEFLNHPVPGSYTEQHGWNAVPSLAEHTWNLGYLELLNNILQHDETAVPAPTTDWPVDKFKGCDLDQDPNLSSWKIARKSQAPANVLEVQDVKKSQEILMEPQYQVQQENNGNELDPEDFILQQILEDLFKGCK, encoded by the coding sequence TAATTGAAGGAGTGGACAGGGCACCCATGTTCCTCCACTACCTTGATGGTCCCTGCATATATTCTGCTGGGGGAATGCTGGCCGCCCCTGGGCCAAGCATGTCATCAGTCCCTGGACCTGTGGGACTGCAAATGGCGACACCTACTCCAGTGTGGAGCGTTTGGCCCCAGCAAGGGAGCGAGGCTCCGGTTCCACCTCTGCTACCAAGCAGCAACCCTTTGGCGACGGAACCACCCAAGATGGGCAAACGGCGTCgccaaaaatacagaaatccAAACAGCTTCAGCGCAAAATACAAAAGGCTGATGGATGTCACGTACGGGACGGCAGAATATTGGTCCCTGGACAGTAGTTTAGATTCCGCCAATACTGAAAATTCCTCTATGGCAACCTGCACCAGATGTGGGGTAAAGAGAAAGAGGTGCAGGGATGCAGAGGCCCAGAGTCAGGGCAGAGAGGAAAATGGTGGTCAGGGTGGAATCGAGGAGGTGGAAAGAGCCGCCAAGCAAAGCAGGCAGATGGCTGCAGATATCCAGGCTAGCAGGCCATCTGAGTTCCTGAACCATCCAGTGCCAGGAAGCTATACAGAGCAGCACGGATGGAATGCTGTTCCCTCCCTTGCGGAACACACCTGGAACCTGGGGTACCTGGAGTTGCTGAACAACATCCTCCAGCATGATGAGACAGCAGTCCCTGCTCCAACAACAGACTGGCCTGTTGACAAGTTTAAGGGATGTGACCTGGACCAGGACCCAAACTTAAGTAGTTGGAAAATCGCCAGAAAAAGTCAAGCACCCGCCAATGTACTGGAAGTCCAGGACGTCAAAAAGAGCCAGGAAATATTGATGGAGCCCCAGTACCAGGTGCAGCAAGAGAACAATGGGAATGAACTTGACCCCGAAGACTTCATACTGcagcagatcctggaggacctTTTCAAGGGTTGTAAATAG